A genomic window from Bacteroidota bacterium includes:
- a CDS encoding YdeI/OmpD-associated family protein produces the protein MTKPTLPTIPFKSHKSFETWLEKHHDKSTGIWMKIYKKDSGIKTITYAEALDVALCFGWIDGQKQAFDEQCWLQKFCPRTAKSIWSKVNIGHVERLIKNDKMRPAGLKAIESAKADGRWEKAYDSPSKMTIPEDFLKELRKNKKAEAFFKSLNKTNLFTIGFQLQTAKKQETREKRMKVIIEKLAKGEKFH, from the coding sequence ATGACCAAACCAACACTCCCCACCATACCATTCAAATCCCACAAATCATTCGAAACCTGGCTTGAAAAACATCATGATAAGTCAACCGGAATTTGGATGAAAATATATAAAAAAGATTCCGGCATCAAAACAATTACTTATGCGGAGGCATTGGATGTTGCATTATGTTTTGGTTGGATTGATGGTCAAAAACAGGCATTTGATGAACAGTGTTGGCTACAAAAATTTTGTCCGAGAACGGCAAAAAGTATTTGGTCTAAAGTGAATATTGGTCATGTGGAGCGTTTAATCAAAAATGACAAAATGCGACCAGCCGGATTAAAAGCCATTGAAAGTGCCAAAGCAGATGGCAGATGGGAAAAGGCGTACGATTCTCCAAGTAAAATGACGATACCTGAAGATTTTTTAAAAGAACTCAGGAAAAACAAAAAGGCGGAAGCGTTTTTTAAAAGTCTCAACAAAACCAACCTATTCACGATTGGATTTCAATTGCAAACAGCGAAAAAACAAGAAACCCGTGAAAAACGCATGAAGGTAATTATTGAAAAATTGGCAAAGGGGGAGAAGTTTCATTGA